A part of Bacillus rossius redtenbacheri isolate Brsri chromosome 1, Brsri_v3, whole genome shotgun sequence genomic DNA contains:
- the LOC134527380 gene encoding probable ATP-dependent DNA helicase HFM1 gives MEENFELSQQYSGQQSNNNESPPMSFSTLSGGAESTENFVVTPQNYLNIGDLRSINEISQKYRHIFSPYPSFNIVQSKVLDDVFYSDEPVVVSAPTGSGKTAIFEMAIIRLLAKVEELKYSGDFKIVYMAPVKALCTERYNDWQVKFARHGLPCQELTGDTWETDLSEAGTSRLLLTTPEKWDSLTRRWRDKERMVQVVKLFLIDEVGSAPTPASEGVPTESRKFRNSSESSETSGSKEKCDIGEEVWTNPSKASICQRKSTNARSRFFREFLMPPRTEPTTLSSVHLLNEEKRGPILEVVVSRMKTVQKTLNFEQKSSSQLSLYIRFIAVSATIPNIEDIAQWLGSEMTPARQHKVGDELRPVKLNKVVMGYSFSSSSAFQFDICLSYKLRQLLLRYAESKPTLIFCSTRKSVEHTSTTLAQQLTVNFSPEQKEQLLSAARTLLEGKLRELIPVGVGFHHAGMDPGDRQAVECLFRQGLLPILVTTSTLAMGVNLPAHLVVIKSTQQYVAGEYREYSETQVLQMIGRAGRPQFDTAATAVIMTREVTRAKYEKLVEGKELVESSLHRHLPEHLNAEVVLKTICELSVAMDWIRSTFLYVRVMRNPRHYGFPCHVERRGIERRLEELCLRELHELSHAKLITLNVYDVSPTEMGRLMARYYIAFESMKTFGQICGTESLSEMLELVSRCREFQDIQLRVNEKRTLNALNDNKKKEGIRFPLQGNIKTREMKVNCLAQAVFGCLPVPDISLSQDMMKIVRIGERLVKCLLQLKQVRQHFSSLLSTLLLSKCFRRRLWENSPYVSRQFDRIGPNLSALLVAAGKTSFQALAEANPRDLERILNKPPPIGNRIQEMAKRMPNCSLDLQTTKSRPWDQLTVTVELLNPSEVSSEQSGQSSHVFILLVGDSKNSILLHKKITQHELVGSNALSWTMAMQNMAEFVQAHLIDENWIGLDASKKIQLMNTKHIQQTITNNLNKYFTQSQMQSSSQLSAAKTRPATATPKAKINSITTKTKPATATPKPNTSSIVELLKKKQSMMKPMPHLTLKNQIPKTLSQIKVSQFQYSPKLKNKLQPIKNTNLTQQCLHQQKENSPIKSTAKAQYNVYTETKTSELKESLTVRREVPQTNANTSLLKSGSEENTILVGNHEKEVTLASKNVSERTNEMPKKHNVFRIQDEQCYTFMNTNHIIDKQNTQTDDEVGHNILETMDTGYASQHHNTNCNDMISNEAENSWSDWETSEIKSISVTKPQYISNNNTIISAVVNTNQITLIKVSNDFNSSQHSKKKQFSVVLQNTNQSEETKMVNVPRSSTNTDSNHLTNEIANSNVNSNEHKNNQPKIEIPTIVPSALPFASESNEGKIAINFSGPLINFDLGIDRLLDRNFLTDESDDENESKTCTAQVVLENKHQVDEQNNHCGPGKVKKNIKHKDDIIAQALKDAPFLNSSSSSSNSPVAEDILEGAPPESRWGRSSFLAYFGRNPAHNGSCNADQRAPDTELRNISLAKSSEEQLLSQDLFITPRGDDPAARGCDSGSSCDSCRNTSLQANSRVQFTSQFSPILEPHARNSPASSQNTATCSSFTPFSPLWVSQRNTSAAGLVTDYYPAAKRCRLSPN, from the exons atGGAAGAAAATTTTGAACTGTCACAACAATACAGTGGACAACAAAGTAACAACAATGAATCACCACCCATGTCTTTTAGTACTTTATCTGGTGGTGCAGAGAGTACTGAAAACTTTGTAGTTACACCACAAAATTACTTAAACATTGGTGACTTACGTTCTATTAATGAAATTT CTCAAAAGTACAGACATATTTTCTCACCATATCCATCATTTAACATTGTTCAGTCAAAAGTATTGGATGATGTTTTCTACTCAG aTGAACCAGTTGTTGTTTCTGCACCAACCGGATCAGGAAAAACTGCAATATTCGAAATGGCAATAATACGCCTACTTGCTAAAGTTGAAGAACTGAAATATTCTGGagattttaaaatagtttaca TGGCCCCGGTGAAGGCTCTGTGCACGGAGCGCTACAACGACTGGCAGGTGAAGTTTGCGCGGCACGGCTTGCCGTGCCAGGAGCTGACGGGCGACACGTGGGAGACGGACCTGTCGGAGGCGGGCACCAGTCGACTGCTGCTCACCACGCCCGAGAAGTGGGACTCCCTGACTCGGCGCTGGCGCGACAAGGAGAGGATGGTGCAGGTCGTCAAGCTGTTCCTCATCGACGAGGTGGGTTCCGCTC cgacgccggcctccgagggaGTTCCGACAGAGTCCCGCAAGTTCCGCAACAGTTCCGAGAGTTCAGAGACTTCCGGGAGTAAagagaagtgcgacatcggcgaagagg TCTGGACCAATCCCAGCAAGGCGTCGATATGCCAGCGCAAGTCTACAAACGCCAGATCCCGTTTCTTCAGGGAGTTCCTCATGCCTCCACGGACTGAACCTACGACACTCAGCAGT GTTCACTTGCTCAACGAAGAAAAGCGTGGACCAATACTCGAGGTGGTGGTCAGTCGCATGAAGACAGTGCAGAAGACGCTAAATTTTGAACAGAAATCCTCATCCCAGCTGTCCTTGTACATACGCTTCATCGCAGTTTCGGCAACCATACCCAACATAGAGGATATAGCCCAGTGGCTGGGCAGCGAGATGACTCCCGCCCGGCAGCACAAAGTGGGCGATGAGCTCCGGCCAGTGAAGCTGAACAAGGTAGTGATGGGGTACTCTTTCTCGTCGTCTTCCGCCTTCCAGTTCGACATCTGCCTGTCGTACAAACTGCGGCAGCTGCTGCTGCGGTATGCAGAGTCCAAACCGACCCTGATCTTCTGCAGCACGAGGAAGAGCGTGGAGCACACGTCCACGACGCTGGCCCAGCAGCTGACAGTCAACTTCTCGCCGGAGCAGAAGGAGCAGCTGCTCTCAGCCGCTAGGACACTGCTCGAGGGGAAGCTTAGAGAGCTGATACCTGTCGGCGTGGGATTCCACCATGCGGGGATGGACCCGGGCGATCGCCAAGCCGTGGAGTGCCTCTTCCGCCAAGGGCTGCTCCCCATCCTCGTCACCACCAGCACGCTGGCCATGGGCGTCAACCTGCCCGCACACCTCGTCGTCATCAAATCCACGCAGCAGTATGTGGCAGGCGAGTACCGCGAGTACTCCGAGACACAGGTGCTCCAGATGATCGGACGGGCGGGGAGACCGCAGTTTGACACGGCCGCCACCGCGGTGATCATGACCCGCGAGGTCACCAGGGCCAAGTATGAGAAGCTCGTGGAGGGCAAGGAGCTGGTAGAGAGTAGCCTCCACCGCCACCTGCCAGAGCACCTCAATGCAGAGGTGGTGCTGAAGACCATATGCGAGCTGTCGGTCGCCATGGACTGGATCAGGTCCACGTTCCTCTACGTACGAGTGATGCGGAACCCGAGGCACTACGGCTTCCCGTGCCACGTCGAGAGGCGCGGGATCGAGCGTCGGCTGGAGGAGTTATGCCTCAGGGAGCTGCACGAGCTCAGCCACGCCAAGCTCATAACCCTTAACGTCTATGATGTGAGCCCAACGGAGATGGGCAGACTCATGGCTCGCTACTACATCGCCTTCGAGAGCATGAAAACATTTGGCCAGATCTGCGGCACGGAGAGCCTGTCCGAGATGCTGGAGCTCGTCTCCCGGTGCCGTGAGTTCCAAGACATCCAGCTGCGGGTGAACGAGAAGAGAACGCTGAACGCACTGAATGACAACAAGAAGAAAGAGGGCATCAGGTTCCCGCTGCAAGGAAATATCAAGACCCGCGAAATGAAGGTGAACTGCCTCGCGCAGGCGGTGTTCGGGTGCCTCCCGGTCCCAGACATCTCCCTGAGCCAGGACATGATGAAGATAGTGCGCATTGGCGAGCGTCTGGTGAAGTGCTTGTTACAGCTGAAACAGGTTCGCCAACACTTCTCGAGCCTCCTCAGCACCCTGCTGCTATCCAAGTGCTTCCGCCGGCGGCTGTGGGAAAACTCCCCCTACGTGTCGCGCCAGTTCGACCGCATTGGCCCCAACCTGTCCGCGCTGCTCGTGGCTGCCGGGAAGACCAGCTTCCAGGCCCTGGCCGAGGCCAACCCCCGGGACCTGGAGCGAATCCTGAACAAGCCACCACCCATCGGAAACAGGATACAAGAGATGGCGAAGAGGATGCCCAATTGCAGTTTGGATCTGCAAACAACCAAATCACG GCCGTGGGACCAGTTGACTGTCACCGTCGAGCTGCTTAATCCAAGTGAGGTGTCGTCCGAACAGAGCGGACAGAGTAGCCATGTGTTCATCCTCTTGGTCGGTGATTCCAAGAACAGCATTCTACTGCACAAGAAAATCACACAGCACGAGTTGGTCGGGTCTAATGCTCTCTCTTGGACAATGGCGATGCAGAACATGGCTGAATTCGTTCAAGCACACCTGATTGACGAGAACTGGATTGGCCTGGATGCCAGCAAGAAGATACAGCTAATGAACACCAAACACATCCAGCAAACCATTACGAACAATTTGAACAAGTACTTCACACAGAGCCAGATGCAATCATCGAGCCAGTTGAGTGCTGCAAAAACAAGGCCTGCTACGGCGACACCAAAGGCTAAGATCAACTCCATCACCACGAAAACAAAACCTGCTACTGCGACACCAAAACCTAATACCAGCTCCATCGTTGAGCTCTTGAAGAAAAAGCAAAGCATGATGAAGCCAATGCCACATCTGACTCTGAAAAACCAAATCCCCAAAACTCTATCACAGATCAAAGTTTCCCAGTTTCAGTACAGTCCAAagcttaaaaacaaattacagccaataaaaaatacaaatttaactcAGCAATGTTTACACCAACAAAAAGAGAACTCTCCGATAAAATCAACTGCAAAAGCACAATACAATGTTTATACAGAAACTAAAACTAGTGAACTTAAAGAGTCATTAACTGTTAGAAGAGAAGTGCCTCAGACTAATGCAAACACATCACTTTTGAAGTCAGGATCAGAAGAAAACACGATACTAGTTGGTAATCATGAGAAAGAAGTTACTCTAGCTAGCAAAAATGTTAGCGAAAGAACTAATGAAATGCCAAAGAAACACAATGTTTTTAGAATACAAGATGAACAGTGCTACACTTTTATGAACACCAATCATATCATAGATAAGCAAAATACTCAAACTGATGACGAAGTTGGTCACAATATTTTGGAAACCATGGACACAGGATATGCATCACAACATCACAATACCAACTGCAATGATATGATTTCTAATGAAGCAGAAAACAGTTGGAGTGATTGGGAAACAAGCGAAATCAAAAGCATTTCAGTAACAAAACCTCAATATATTTCCAATAATAACACTATCATCAGTGCAGTTGTTAATACTAACCAAATCACACTAATTAAAGTTTCAAATGATTTCAACAGTAGTCAGCATTCTAAAAAAAAGCAGTTTTCTGTGGTTCTACAAAATACAAATCAAAGTGAGGAGACCAAAATGGTAAATGTTCCAAGAAGTAGCACAAACACAGATTCCAATCACCTAACAAATGAAATAGCAAACTCAAATGTCAACAGCAACGAGCACAAAAACAACCAACCCAAAATTGAAATACCTACAATCGTACCAAGTGCACTTCCATTTGCTTCAGAAAGTAATGAGGGAAAAATTGCTATCAACTTCAGTGGACCATTAATCAATTTTGACCTAGGTATTGACAGACTATTGGATAGAAATTTTCTCACTGATGAAAGTGATGATGAAAATGAAAGCAAAACATGCACAGCGCAAGTTGTTCTGGAAAACAAACATCAAGTTGATGAGCAAAACAACCACTGTGGCCCAGGGAAGGTCAAGAAGAATATTAAACACAAAGATGACATAATCGCTCAGGCACTCAAAGACGCACCATTTTTGAATTCGTCGTCGTCTTCTTCAAACTCTCCCGTTGCTGAAGACATCCTCGAAGGGGCGCCTCCAGAGTCGAGATGGGGACGGTCATCATTCCTCGCGTACTTCGGAAGGAACCCTGCCCACAATGGGTCATGCAATGCGGATCAAAGGGCCCCTGACACAGAGTTGCGAAACATATCCCTCGCAAAGAGCAGCGAGGAACAGCTTCTGTCACAAGACCTGTTCATCACGCCTCGTGGGGACGACCCCGCTGCACGAGGCTGCGACTCTGGCAGCTCCTGCGACAGCTGCCGCAACACCTCGTTGCAAGCAAACTCACGAGTTCAGTTCACGTCTCAGTTCTCGCCCATACTGGAGCCCCATGCCCGCAACAGCCCGGCAAGTTCCCAGAATACTGCTACATGCTCATCATTCACCCCCTTCAGCCCCCTGTGGGTGTCGCAGCGCAACACGAGTGCTGCCGGCCTCGTAACAGACTACTATCCAGCTGCCAAGCGCTGCAGGTTATCTCCAAATTAA